The genome window GCCAATAGGATTGCTTGCCTAACATACTGACTGAGTAATAAATTCTTAAATTTCCACAAATTATTAAGCGTGATAATTATACGCTCTGCCGAGCGTTTAGGCATTACCTATCACCTCTCTCGGTATTATTAGATGTTGATTACTCTCAACAACTTTCTCCACTTTATTCACATCAAGGACTACGGCATCACTAGTAACATCTACTACCATTCCTCTAGGCACCGGTAAATAAGGCGGTGGTACACAGAACTGATCATCCTTAGGATAAATTACTTTTGTAAAATTCTCCTTATCAAGTATTGGCATTTCAACGATCTCACACATCGTTGTATTCAACGCTAACCTTTGGGGGAAGTAAAATCTCGTTTTCAAGTCGCTTACTTCGTCAATAATTAAATCTTTGACTTTAAACACTTTTACATCTCTTATATAAACTAACGACTCTTTTCTTCCAATCCTTGTTATGCCATAAGCGTATTTAGCCAACTTCTCGTCATTAACAATATATGCAATATACGCTTCACCTCCATAATAAACTGAGCTTCTCGTACCAATACCATACATTCCTTTTACTGTCCCCCGAAGCTCCTCTGAACATTGATCTGGTTGTCTTAAACAATCAACAACCTCTTTCGTATTTCCAATCATTTTAAGTCTACTAGACTTCTGTATAAACATTGTAAATATTCTTTCCATATCGGTTGTTATAGCATATGTAGGAGCCCAAAAGGATGCATATTTAACATTATCTAATAATTTATACGTAATTGAATACGAATTTTCAGTTTCAACTCCATCTTTTGCAAAATATGGATAACTCAGAGCACCAACCAACGTTGTAGGGGGAGGAACAACGTAACCTTGAGAAGATTTAACTAAGGGTGGAACAGATATAAAGTTACTATAAAAACCTACCTTGACTAGAATAAGGCTTAAATCACTCATTGCACTCACTGATGTGTTACTTTTTATTTGAATTCTTTTTCAGTTCTTCCATTACATCTTCTTTCACAGCAGCGATTAATTCCTCTAAGGAGGTTTTTCTTGTAACATTAACAATACAACCTTGAGTCTGACTCTGATTTTCTGTTGTTTGCTTATTTTCGTTTACCTTAATTAATTCCTCGTTATCAAAATAGAATATCTTTATGCATTCATCCTTTATATTATTAACGTAAACATATGCTCTCTGCAAGGTATCAGCAACGTAATCATACCTCTTAGGAGGAGATACAGAGAACGGCATAGGTTTCGAAATAGCTGCAATTCCCCCTAAGAATTCAATGATTGGCAAATACCTAGCATGTTTAGCACCTATATATGAACCACTAAACATGGTCATTAAAGCAGTAAACGTTTTGTCTACTCTGTCTATTCTGTCCTCTACATATTGCTCAGTAGATAATTGACCAATTCCACTAACATTAACATGTATTGTTAGCATGTAAACTGCTGAACCACTCTCTATCTGAAATATGGCATTTTCATTTTTTATATTATTAAACCTTACGTGGAACTGTGGAAAGATAGTTGCTCTTGCTGCATCTATATCTGGAATCATATAACTAAACATTATTCTTGAAGTTCTCCTTATCGAACTTCCCTTTTCTTCGGCTTCAGATTCACCTTCTTTTTCTGACTTAGAAGAGGACTTTGTAGCCATAGCTTTAGATTTACCTTCTTTTTCTGACTTAGAAGAGGACTTTGTAGCCATAAAACCGGTAACATCATCTACAATACACGTTTTTACTCTATTGTCAAGAAGTGTGTTAGCGTCACCAGATCTTTTTAAAAATCCGCCAATCGTTTGATAGTTCTTACAATCCTCACACAATCTCGGTTCAGTCTTACTCGATTTACTTTGTTGCGAACCACTCTCACTACTACCGCTTTGCAGTGGAGTTACTCCTATTTTATTTAACTCTAAGTCAGCTAAAGCCCTCATAAATGCGTGCGCTATTGCTTGTCCAGAAACTACTGGTGCAAAAACTACTTCATAGCCATTATCAGTTTTTCTTAGCAGTGGAGCAGTCCTGTGTCTTGTATAATTACCAAATGACTCTACCATGTTCATTGCTTCTACATTAACCCTAAACCTTAAACCAAAACTTACGAACATTATTGACCACCACCTTGGGTTGACTGTTTAGCCTCTTCTTGTTCACTTTTAGGCGTTTGCTCAGACTCATCTTGTTTAAGAGCTCTAGATAATGCTCTTATTGCCAATTCTTTATATATAGCCGGATTTTTCCTAGCCTTAGCAAAAAGTATATTAAGCTCTCTTTCTGAGGGAATCGACACGCTATTTTGTGTAGAAACATAACGTATTGCGTTGTATAAAGCAGCATTAATAATTGATTCATCAGAGACATATGCTAGAGTATCTAAGATCCCGTAATTTTTTCCCCTTGCTATAACAGTAAGCAAGTTAACGATAGATTCAAGAAACCTTTTTTTCTCCTTCTTTTCCTCTTTACTCATACGCGTATATTTTATAGGTAAAAAATATATATATTTTGCGGATCTGTTATTAAACGTTAACATCTCAATTATCTTATAAATCTCACGTAAATTCCCTTCATTACTAGTAAGATCTAATGTATATCTTCCGTAGTCATTTTTCACTAAAATGAAAAATCACGGGCATTCTCCATGATACTCAGTATCACGCAAAAGTCCATAATAAATTACGTCTAGTATTACCTATGAGAAAATACGATGCGATAACTAGTATGTATACCCCTTTAAGTCCTCAAACATCAATGAAAATACCTGAAAAAGAATACACGTGTTAAAAAGACATACAATGACTTTCTCCTCACCTTCCCTAAATTAAATAAATAGAGTCAGAACGTTGAAACAACTAAAAATAATCTCCTAGACCTAAATTACTCAACCATAAAAAGGGAAGGGAGAAATACAAAGATAAAATCCCTAGAGAAACCGTCCTTCGCGTTCCAATTCCTTAACCTATAGGTTAAGACGATCAATCACAAAAATTTCTAGCCTGATATAGTTTCACTGTAATATATCGACTAAGATGAATGCATGACAACGCCTCTCGAGAATTTTGAAGACTATTTGGCCAATGTAAGAGTCAATTCTTTCAATTCTATAGGAGATTAGCTTTACAGTATTTGCAATCATTAACTAACGCACCGGAATTAGCTGATGCTTTCAATTCTATAGGAGATTAGCTAAGCATAGAACTGCGCCAGTTGTATTAAGGACTTCCACCTTTCAATTCTATAGGAGATTAGCTTTGAATTAATTGTACACGTTGTGATAAAAATTGTGTAAGCTTTCAATTCTATAAGAGATTAGCACAGAATGAGATAGCATCGAAAATCATCCAGCTCAAAGACTTTCAATTCTATAAGAGATTAGCAAAAGAACGCCAGGGAAGTGCAACTATATTCAACGAGTAACTTTCAATTCTATAAGAGATTAGCCGTTTATAAATGCGTCTGAGATGATTGCGAGAACTATTGCCTTTCAATTCTATAAGAGATTAGCTAGGGTCAATACTGATAATATCGAGAGCTGAAATTATACCCTTTCAATTCTATAAGAGATTAGCAAAATAGTGCACTTGTCGGGGAGATTGAGTCATTGGAAGCTTTCAATTCTATAAGAGATTAGCCTTCACCACCTTTTAGCTGTGGCCCAAGGCGTTTGATGTTCTTTCAATTCTATAAGAGATTAGCGAAATGAATTTTAAACACTTAGGTATGATTTTACTTATAATCTTTCAATTCTATAAGAGATTAGCAGAATGGTACAATAGCATCAAAGGCAAACGATTAATGCTAAACTTTCAATTCTATAAGAGATTAGCCAAAGCCTTTTCTCAGAGATTTACAACCAGCTAATTCAGATCTTTCAATTCTATAAGAGATTAGCTTGCTGGAGTAATGTATATGATATGAAAGTAGAAAGTAAGCTTTCAATTCTATAAGAGATTAGCTAACATTTGCTTTGTTAGGATTGTTTATTTGTAAGGAAGTCTTTCAATTCTATAAGAGATTAGCGCCGTCTGGTATTGTACAAACTGCTCCGTTAACTTATTCCTTTCAATTCTATAAGAGATTAGCAAGGAAGTAACGATGATCGTACAGGGTTAGACGCTTTCTTCTTTCAATTCTATAAGAGATTAGCAATATTGGTCAGTCTCGGAGTAATTGTAGGAGTATATCTCTTTCAATTCTATAAGAGATTAGCTTGTGGCGTTGTAAGCTTGGTCGGAGTCAGCATAACATTCTTTCAATTCTATAAGAGATTAGCATTACGCTCTAGCTTCAAGTCAAGATAGTAGTGTTGTTTTTTGCCTTTCAATTCTATAAGAGATTAGCAAAGGAATTGGAAGAGAAAGTCTCAAAATTGAATGAGTTGCCTTTCAATTCTATAAGAGATTAGCGAAACAGAAAAAGAGGAGGAAACAGCGTCTGAAAATGAACCTTTCAATTCTATAAGAGATTAGCTTACCAAGGTTTCGCCCTTAAGTTGCAGAGACATCTAAATCTTTCAATTCTATAAGAGATTAGCACGGCAAAAGTTCCGTTAGGACCTAGTTTATTCCATGAAACTTCTTTCAATTCTATAAGAGATTAGCTTGGCAATAAAGGAAATTGAAGGCCAGCTGGATAATATTACTTTCAATTCTATAAGAGATTAGCGTGCCGTTCGAAGAGTTAGGAGTTGGAACAACTTCAGTTTCCTTTCAATTCTATAAGAGATTAGCATAGCATCAGTATTAGATGGCATTGCTAGCACCTATCTTGACTTTCAATTCTATAAGAGATTAGCCTCGCTATTCTGTGCAAAAGTGTTAGATGAGAGCAAAGTCTTTCAATTCTATAAGAGATTAGCACAAGTATGGGTACCAAGCCCACAAAAAGCAGTTGAAAGTCTTTCAATTCTATAAGAGATTAGCTTTCGACAGAAC of Sulfolobus sp. E5-1-F contains these proteins:
- the cas5a gene encoding type I-A CRISPR-associated protein Cas5a codes for the protein MSDLSLILVKVGFYSNFISVPPLVKSSQGYVVPPPTTLVGALSYPYFAKDGVETENSYSITYKLLDNVKYASFWAPTYAITTDMERIFTMFIQKSSRLKMIGNTKEVVDCLRQPDQCSEELRGTVKGMYGIGTRSSVYYGGEAYIAYIVNDEKLAKYAYGITRIGRKESLVYIRDVKVFKVKDLIIDEVSDLKTRFYFPQRLALNTTMCEIVEMPILDKENFTKVIYPKDDQFCVPPPYLPVPRGMVVDVTSDAVVLDVNKVEKVVESNQHLIIPREVIGNA
- a CDS encoding DevR family CRISPR-associated autoregulator, encoding MFVSFGLRFRVNVEAMNMVESFGNYTRHRTAPLLRKTDNGYEVVFAPVVSGQAIAHAFMRALADLELNKIGVTPLQSGSSESGSQQSKSSKTEPRLCEDCKNYQTIGGFLKRSGDANTLLDNRVKTCIVDDVTGFMATKSSSKSEKEGKSKAMATKSSSKSEKEGESEAEEKGSSIRRTSRIMFSYMIPDIDAARATIFPQFHVRFNNIKNENAIFQIESGSAVYMLTIHVNVSGIGQLSTEQYVEDRIDRVDKTFTALMTMFSGSYIGAKHARYLPIIEFLGGIAAISKPMPFSVSPPKRYDYVADTLQRAYVYVNNIKDECIKIFYFDNEELIKVNENKQTTENQSQTQGCIVNVTRKTSLEELIAAVKEDVMEELKKNSNKK